A genomic region of Colius striatus isolate bColStr4 chromosome 20, bColStr4.1.hap1, whole genome shotgun sequence contains the following coding sequences:
- the CLUH gene encoding clustered mitochondria protein homolog isoform X3 translates to MLQWQEHPSGVALMNGSGPHESLKGEKDTRQNGHEEPDPGEDGNDQEVIVIQDTGFTVRICAPGIEPFSLQVSPQEMVQEIHQVLMDREDTCHRTCFSLQLEGNVLDNFAELKTIEGLQEGSLLKVVEEPYTVREARIHVRHIRDLLKSLDPSDAFNGVDCNSLSFLSVFTEGDLGDSGKRKKKGTEMEQIDCTPPEHILPGSKERPLCALQPQNRDWKPLQCLKVLTMSGWNPPPGNRKMHGDLMYLYVITVEDRHVSVTASTRGFYLNQSTAYNFNPKPANPSFLSHSLVELLNQISPTFKKNFSALQKKRVQRHPFERIATPFQVYSWTAPQAEHAMDCVRAEDAYTSRLGYEEHIPGQTRDWNEELQTTRELPRKNLPERLLRERAIFKVHSDFTAAATRGAMAVIDGNVMAINPSEETKMQMFIWNNIFFSLGFDVRDHYKDFGGDVAAYVAPTNDLNGVRTYNAVDVEGLYTLGTVVVDYRGYRVTAQSIIPGILEREQEQSVIYGSIDFGKTVVSHPKYLELLEKTSRPLKIQKHRVLNDKNEEVELCSSVECKGIIGNDGRHYILDLLRTFPPDLNFLPVEGEEMPEECKKMGFPKQHRHKLCCLRQELVDAFVEHRYLLFMKLAALQLMQQKANKQESSGTLENGAAPENGTADSDKAESEDGKIDDNVTGLDQVKELAETIASDDGTVDPKSREVIRNACKAVGSISDTSFDIRFNPDIFSPGVRFPESSKDEVQDQKQLLKDAAAFLLSCQIPGLVKDCLDHTVLPMDGATLAEAMHQRGINMRYLGKVIGFITKTPGRAQLDHIFKIGISELITRSAKHIFKTYLQGVELSGLSAAISHFLNCFLSSFPNPIAHLPADELVSKKKNKKRKNRNLGNADNTAWASMTPQELWKNICSEAKNYFDYSLECENADQAAEVYNLQKITLLREISLKTGVQILLKEYNFDNRHKPTFTEEDILNIFPVVKHVNPKASDAFHFFQSGQAKVQQGFLKEGCELINEALNLFNNVYGAMHVEICACLRLLARLNYIMGDYTEALSNQQKAVLMSERVLGIEHPNTIQEYMHLALYCFANSQLSTALNLLYRARYLMLLVFGEDHPEMALLDNNIGLVLHGVMEYDLSLRFLENALAISSKYHGSKSLKVALSHHLVARVYESKAEFRSALQHEKEGYTIYKNQLGEHHEKTKESSEYLKYLTQQAVALQRTMNEIYKNGSNANIMPLKFTAPSMASVLEQLNIINGILFIPLSQKDLENLKAEVQRRQQLQESIKSGEQLEPEDKAVEEKEAEPSMPSAEIPLTQSSA, encoded by the exons AGCACCCCTCTGGCGTGGCACTGATGAATGGCAGCGGCCCCCACGAGAGCCTCAAGGGTGAGAAGGATACCAGGCAGAACGGGCACGAGGAGCCTGACCCGGGCGAGGATGGGAACGACCAGGAGGTCATTGTCATCCAGGACACGGGCTTCACCGTCAGGATCTGCGCGCCAGGGATCGAGCCCTTCTCCCTGCAG GTCTCTCCTCAAGAGATGGTGCAAGAGATCCACCAGGTTTTGATGGACCGTGAGGACACCTGCCACCGGACGTGCTTCTCCCTGCAGCTGGAGGGCAACGTGCTCGATAACTTCGCTGAGCTGAAAACGattgaggggctgcaggagggatcGCTGCTGAAAGTGGTGGAAG AGCCATACACAGTGCGAGAAGCCAGGATACACGTGCGTCACATCCGGGACCTTCTGAAGAGTCTGGACCCATCAGATGCTTTCAATGGTGTGGACTGTAATTCACTGTCCTTCCTGAGTGTTTTCACTGAAGGAGACCTGGGAG ACAGTGGAAAACGGAAGAAGAAAGGTACTGAAATGGAGCAAATTGACTGCACCCCTCCTGAACATATCCTGCCAGGTAGCAAAGAGAGACCCCTGTGTGCCCTTCAGCCCCAGAACAGAGACTGGAAG CCTCTGCAGTGCCTAAAGGTGTTGACGATGAGCGGCTGGAACCCTCCGCCCGGGAACCGCAAGATGCACGGGGACCTGATGTACCTGTACGTGATCACGGTGGAGGATCGGCACGTCAGCGTCACCGCCTCCACGCGGGGCTTCTACCTCAACCA gtCTACTGCATACAACTTCAATCCCAAACCTGCAAACCCCAGTTTTCTCAGTCATTCCTTGGTGGAACTACTCAACCAGATCAGCCCTACCTTCAAAAAAAacttctctgctctgcagaagaaaCG GGTTCAGAGACACCCCTTTGAGAGGATAGCCACTCCTTTCCAAGTGTACAGCTGGACGGCTCCGCAGGCAGAACACGCCATGGACTGTGTGCGGGCAGAGGACGCTTACACCTCCCGCCTGGGCTACGAGGAGCACATCCCTGGGCAG ACCAGAGACTGGAACGAGGAGCTGCAGACCACGCGAGAGCTGCCACGCaagaacctgcctgaaaggctGCTGAGAGAACGAGCCATTTTCAAG GTTCACAGCGACttcactgcagcagcaacaagagGTGCCATGGCTGTCATTGATGGGAACGTCATGGCCATCAACCCCAGTGAAGAGACCAAGATGCAGATGTTCATCTGGAACAACATTTTCTTCAGCCTGGGCTTTGATGTCCGTGACCACTACAAGGACTTTGGTGGAGACGTTGCTGCTTACGTGGCTCCCACCAACGACCTCAACGGCGTGCGGACCTACAACGCGGTGGATGTGGAGGGGCTGTACACGCTGGGGACCGTGGTGGTGGATTACAGAGGCTACAGGGTGACAGCTCAGTCTATCATTCCTGGCATCTTGGAACGGGAGCAGGAACAGAGTGTCATCTATGGGTCAATAGACTTTGGCAAGACGGTCGTCTCGCACCCCAAgtacctggagctgctggagaagacCAGCAGGCCGCTCAAGATCCAGAAGCACAGAGTGCTCAACGACAAGAACGAGGAGGTGGAGCTGTGCTCCTCGGTGGAGTGCAAAGGCATCATTGGCAACGACGGGCGTCACTACATCCTGGACCTGCTCCGCACCTTCCCGCCAGACCTCAACTTCCTGCCCGTGGAAGGGGAGGAGATGCCAGAGGAATGTAAGAAAATGGGGTTTCCCAAGCAGCACAGACACAAGCTTTGCTGTCTTCGGCAAGAGCTTGTGGATGCCTTTGTAGAACACAG GTATCTGTTATTCATGAAGCTGGCTGCACTGCAGCTGATGCAGCAGAAAGCCAACAAGCAGGAGAGCTCAGGCACGCTGGAAAATGGTGCTGCTCCGGAGAATGGCACTGCAGACAGCGACAAGGCTGAGTCAGAGGATGGTAAAATAGATGATAATGTGACTGGACTTGATCAGGTGAAAGAGCTTGCAGAGACCATCGCATCTGATGATGGAACAG TGGATCCCAAAAGCAGAGAAGTGATTCGAAATGCTTGCAAGGCCGTAGGCTCCATTAGCGACACCTCATTTGACATTCGGTTTAACCCAGATATCTTCTCACCAG GTGTTCGTTTCCCTGAGTCCAGCAAGGACGAGGTGCAGGatcagaagcagctgctgaaggatgCTGCTGCGTTCCTGCTGTCGTGTCAGATCCCAGGTTTG GTCAAGGACTGCCTGGATCACACGGTGCTGCCGATGGACGGCGCGACCTTGGCAGAGGCCATGCACCAGCGCGGCATCAACATGCGCTACCTGGGCAAAGTCATCGGCTTCATCACCAAGACCCCGGGTCGTGCTCAGCTGGATCACATCTTT AAAATAGGAATCAGTGAATTGATCACTCGATCGGCTAAACACATCTTCAAGACGTACCTCCAG GGCGTGGAGCTGTCGGGTTTATCAGCAGCCATCAGCCACTTCCTCAATTGCTTTCTAAGCTCCTTTCCAAATCCCATTGCCCATCTTCCAGCTGATGAGCTGGTGTCcaagaaaaagaataagaaaaggaaaaacaggaacCTTGGAAATGCTGATAACACTGCATGGGCCAGCATGACCCCTCAGGAGCTTTGGAAGAATATTTGTTCAGAAGCAAAGAACTACTTCGACTATAGTCTTGAATG TGAGAATGCTGACCAAGCAGCTGAAGTGTATAATCTACAGAAAATCACCCTGCTTCGGGAAATCTCTCTCAAAACTGGAGTCCAA ATACTGCTGAAAGAATACAACTTTGACAACAGGCACAAGCCCACCTTCACAGAAGAGGATATTCTCAACATCTTCCCTGTAGTGAAGCATGTGAACCCCAAAGCCTCAGATGCTTTCCACTTCTTCCAGAGCGGGCAAGCAAAGGTTCAGCAAG GTTTCTTGAAGGAGGGCTGTGAGCTCATCAATGAAGCCTTAAACTTGTTCAACAATGTGTATGGTGCTATGCATGTAGAAATCTGTGCCTGCCTGAGGCTGCTAGCTCGTCTCAACTATATCATGGGAGATTATACAGAG GCCTTAAGCAATCAGCAGAAAGCGGTGCTAATGAGTGAGAGGGTCCTGGGCATCGAACATCCCAACACCATCCAAGAATAC ATGCACCTTGCTTTGTACTGCTTTGCAAACAGCCAGCTCTCCACAGCACTGAACTTACTGTACCGTGCACGCTACCTCATGCTCTTGGTATTTGGGGAGGATCACCCAGAAATGGCACTCTTAGAT AACAACATCGGCCTGGTGCTCCACGGGGTTATGGAGTACGACCTGTCCCTGCGGTTCCTGGAGAACGCGCTGGCCATCAGCTCCAAGTACCACGGCTCCAAGTCTTTGAAAGTGGCACTGAG ccACCACTTGGTAGCCCGAGTGTACGAGAGCAAGGCAGAGTTCCGCTCGGCTCTGCAGCACGAGAAGGAAGGCTACACCATCTACAAGAAccag CTTGGAGAACACCACGAAAAGACCAAAGAGAGCTCGGAGTACTTGAAATACCTGACTCAGCAAGCAGTCGCTCTTCAACGCACAATGAATGAGATTTACAAGAATGGCTCCAATGCTAACATCATGCCCCTCAAG TTCACAGCTCCCAGTATGGCCAGTGTCCTGGAGCAACTCAACATTATCAATGGAATTCTCTTCATTCCACTAAG CCAAAAAGACTTGGAGAACCTTAAAGCAGAGGTGCAGCGacggcagcagctccaggaaagCATAAAAAGTGGTGAACAGCTAGAACCAGAGGACAAGGCTGTGGAGGAGAAAGAGGCTGAGCCAAGCATGCCTTCTGCTGAGATCCCCTTAACACAGAGCTCTGCTTAA
- the CLUH gene encoding clustered mitochondria protein homolog isoform X1 → MVIKADEMPPAAVPAAAQGAEQQQQGQRAGRPADSQQRPEHPSGVALMNGSGPHESLKGEKDTRQNGHEEPDPGEDGNDQEVIVIQDTGFTVRICAPGIEPFSLQVSPQEMVQEIHQVLMDREDTCHRTCFSLQLEGNVLDNFAELKTIEGLQEGSLLKVVEEPYTVREARIHVRHIRDLLKSLDPSDAFNGVDCNSLSFLSVFTEGDLGDSGKRKKKGTEMEQIDCTPPEHILPGSKERPLCALQPQNRDWKPLQCLKVLTMSGWNPPPGNRKMHGDLMYLYVITVEDRHVSVTASTRGFYLNQSTAYNFNPKPANPSFLSHSLVELLNQISPTFKKNFSALQKKRVQRHPFERIATPFQVYSWTAPQAEHAMDCVRAEDAYTSRLGYEEHIPGQTRDWNEELQTTRELPRKNLPERLLRERAIFKVHSDFTAAATRGAMAVIDGNVMAINPSEETKMQMFIWNNIFFSLGFDVRDHYKDFGGDVAAYVAPTNDLNGVRTYNAVDVEGLYTLGTVVVDYRGYRVTAQSIIPGILEREQEQSVIYGSIDFGKTVVSHPKYLELLEKTSRPLKIQKHRVLNDKNEEVELCSSVECKGIIGNDGRHYILDLLRTFPPDLNFLPVEGEEMPEECKKMGFPKQHRHKLCCLRQELVDAFVEHRYLLFMKLAALQLMQQKANKQESSGTLENGAAPENGTADSDKAESEDGKIDDNVTGLDQVKELAETIASDDGTVDPKSREVIRNACKAVGSISDTSFDIRFNPDIFSPGVRFPESSKDEVQDQKQLLKDAAAFLLSCQIPGLVKDCLDHTVLPMDGATLAEAMHQRGINMRYLGKVIGFITKTPGRAQLDHIFKIGISELITRSAKHIFKTYLQGVELSGLSAAISHFLNCFLSSFPNPIAHLPADELVSKKKNKKRKNRNLGNADNTAWASMTPQELWKNICSEAKNYFDYSLECENADQAAEVYNLQKITLLREISLKTGVQILLKEYNFDNRHKPTFTEEDILNIFPVVKHVNPKASDAFHFFQSGQAKVQQGFLKEGCELINEALNLFNNVYGAMHVEICACLRLLARLNYIMGDYTEALSNQQKAVLMSERVLGIEHPNTIQEYMHLALYCFANSQLSTALNLLYRARYLMLLVFGEDHPEMALLDNNIGLVLHGVMEYDLSLRFLENALAISSKYHGSKSLKVALSHHLVARVYESKAEFRSALQHEKEGYTIYKNQLGEHHEKTKESSEYLKYLTQQAVALQRTMNEIYKNGSNANIMPLKFTAPSMASVLEQLNIINGILFIPLSQKDLENLKAEVQRRQQLQESIKSGEQLEPEDKAVEEKEAEPSMPSAEIPLTQSSA, encoded by the exons AGCACCCCTCTGGCGTGGCACTGATGAATGGCAGCGGCCCCCACGAGAGCCTCAAGGGTGAGAAGGATACCAGGCAGAACGGGCACGAGGAGCCTGACCCGGGCGAGGATGGGAACGACCAGGAGGTCATTGTCATCCAGGACACGGGCTTCACCGTCAGGATCTGCGCGCCAGGGATCGAGCCCTTCTCCCTGCAG GTCTCTCCTCAAGAGATGGTGCAAGAGATCCACCAGGTTTTGATGGACCGTGAGGACACCTGCCACCGGACGTGCTTCTCCCTGCAGCTGGAGGGCAACGTGCTCGATAACTTCGCTGAGCTGAAAACGattgaggggctgcaggagggatcGCTGCTGAAAGTGGTGGAAG AGCCATACACAGTGCGAGAAGCCAGGATACACGTGCGTCACATCCGGGACCTTCTGAAGAGTCTGGACCCATCAGATGCTTTCAATGGTGTGGACTGTAATTCACTGTCCTTCCTGAGTGTTTTCACTGAAGGAGACCTGGGAG ACAGTGGAAAACGGAAGAAGAAAGGTACTGAAATGGAGCAAATTGACTGCACCCCTCCTGAACATATCCTGCCAGGTAGCAAAGAGAGACCCCTGTGTGCCCTTCAGCCCCAGAACAGAGACTGGAAG CCTCTGCAGTGCCTAAAGGTGTTGACGATGAGCGGCTGGAACCCTCCGCCCGGGAACCGCAAGATGCACGGGGACCTGATGTACCTGTACGTGATCACGGTGGAGGATCGGCACGTCAGCGTCACCGCCTCCACGCGGGGCTTCTACCTCAACCA gtCTACTGCATACAACTTCAATCCCAAACCTGCAAACCCCAGTTTTCTCAGTCATTCCTTGGTGGAACTACTCAACCAGATCAGCCCTACCTTCAAAAAAAacttctctgctctgcagaagaaaCG GGTTCAGAGACACCCCTTTGAGAGGATAGCCACTCCTTTCCAAGTGTACAGCTGGACGGCTCCGCAGGCAGAACACGCCATGGACTGTGTGCGGGCAGAGGACGCTTACACCTCCCGCCTGGGCTACGAGGAGCACATCCCTGGGCAG ACCAGAGACTGGAACGAGGAGCTGCAGACCACGCGAGAGCTGCCACGCaagaacctgcctgaaaggctGCTGAGAGAACGAGCCATTTTCAAG GTTCACAGCGACttcactgcagcagcaacaagagGTGCCATGGCTGTCATTGATGGGAACGTCATGGCCATCAACCCCAGTGAAGAGACCAAGATGCAGATGTTCATCTGGAACAACATTTTCTTCAGCCTGGGCTTTGATGTCCGTGACCACTACAAGGACTTTGGTGGAGACGTTGCTGCTTACGTGGCTCCCACCAACGACCTCAACGGCGTGCGGACCTACAACGCGGTGGATGTGGAGGGGCTGTACACGCTGGGGACCGTGGTGGTGGATTACAGAGGCTACAGGGTGACAGCTCAGTCTATCATTCCTGGCATCTTGGAACGGGAGCAGGAACAGAGTGTCATCTATGGGTCAATAGACTTTGGCAAGACGGTCGTCTCGCACCCCAAgtacctggagctgctggagaagacCAGCAGGCCGCTCAAGATCCAGAAGCACAGAGTGCTCAACGACAAGAACGAGGAGGTGGAGCTGTGCTCCTCGGTGGAGTGCAAAGGCATCATTGGCAACGACGGGCGTCACTACATCCTGGACCTGCTCCGCACCTTCCCGCCAGACCTCAACTTCCTGCCCGTGGAAGGGGAGGAGATGCCAGAGGAATGTAAGAAAATGGGGTTTCCCAAGCAGCACAGACACAAGCTTTGCTGTCTTCGGCAAGAGCTTGTGGATGCCTTTGTAGAACACAG GTATCTGTTATTCATGAAGCTGGCTGCACTGCAGCTGATGCAGCAGAAAGCCAACAAGCAGGAGAGCTCAGGCACGCTGGAAAATGGTGCTGCTCCGGAGAATGGCACTGCAGACAGCGACAAGGCTGAGTCAGAGGATGGTAAAATAGATGATAATGTGACTGGACTTGATCAGGTGAAAGAGCTTGCAGAGACCATCGCATCTGATGATGGAACAG TGGATCCCAAAAGCAGAGAAGTGATTCGAAATGCTTGCAAGGCCGTAGGCTCCATTAGCGACACCTCATTTGACATTCGGTTTAACCCAGATATCTTCTCACCAG GTGTTCGTTTCCCTGAGTCCAGCAAGGACGAGGTGCAGGatcagaagcagctgctgaaggatgCTGCTGCGTTCCTGCTGTCGTGTCAGATCCCAGGTTTG GTCAAGGACTGCCTGGATCACACGGTGCTGCCGATGGACGGCGCGACCTTGGCAGAGGCCATGCACCAGCGCGGCATCAACATGCGCTACCTGGGCAAAGTCATCGGCTTCATCACCAAGACCCCGGGTCGTGCTCAGCTGGATCACATCTTT AAAATAGGAATCAGTGAATTGATCACTCGATCGGCTAAACACATCTTCAAGACGTACCTCCAG GGCGTGGAGCTGTCGGGTTTATCAGCAGCCATCAGCCACTTCCTCAATTGCTTTCTAAGCTCCTTTCCAAATCCCATTGCCCATCTTCCAGCTGATGAGCTGGTGTCcaagaaaaagaataagaaaaggaaaaacaggaacCTTGGAAATGCTGATAACACTGCATGGGCCAGCATGACCCCTCAGGAGCTTTGGAAGAATATTTGTTCAGAAGCAAAGAACTACTTCGACTATAGTCTTGAATG TGAGAATGCTGACCAAGCAGCTGAAGTGTATAATCTACAGAAAATCACCCTGCTTCGGGAAATCTCTCTCAAAACTGGAGTCCAA ATACTGCTGAAAGAATACAACTTTGACAACAGGCACAAGCCCACCTTCACAGAAGAGGATATTCTCAACATCTTCCCTGTAGTGAAGCATGTGAACCCCAAAGCCTCAGATGCTTTCCACTTCTTCCAGAGCGGGCAAGCAAAGGTTCAGCAAG GTTTCTTGAAGGAGGGCTGTGAGCTCATCAATGAAGCCTTAAACTTGTTCAACAATGTGTATGGTGCTATGCATGTAGAAATCTGTGCCTGCCTGAGGCTGCTAGCTCGTCTCAACTATATCATGGGAGATTATACAGAG GCCTTAAGCAATCAGCAGAAAGCGGTGCTAATGAGTGAGAGGGTCCTGGGCATCGAACATCCCAACACCATCCAAGAATAC ATGCACCTTGCTTTGTACTGCTTTGCAAACAGCCAGCTCTCCACAGCACTGAACTTACTGTACCGTGCACGCTACCTCATGCTCTTGGTATTTGGGGAGGATCACCCAGAAATGGCACTCTTAGAT AACAACATCGGCCTGGTGCTCCACGGGGTTATGGAGTACGACCTGTCCCTGCGGTTCCTGGAGAACGCGCTGGCCATCAGCTCCAAGTACCACGGCTCCAAGTCTTTGAAAGTGGCACTGAG ccACCACTTGGTAGCCCGAGTGTACGAGAGCAAGGCAGAGTTCCGCTCGGCTCTGCAGCACGAGAAGGAAGGCTACACCATCTACAAGAAccag CTTGGAGAACACCACGAAAAGACCAAAGAGAGCTCGGAGTACTTGAAATACCTGACTCAGCAAGCAGTCGCTCTTCAACGCACAATGAATGAGATTTACAAGAATGGCTCCAATGCTAACATCATGCCCCTCAAG TTCACAGCTCCCAGTATGGCCAGTGTCCTGGAGCAACTCAACATTATCAATGGAATTCTCTTCATTCCACTAAG CCAAAAAGACTTGGAGAACCTTAAAGCAGAGGTGCAGCGacggcagcagctccaggaaagCATAAAAAGTGGTGAACAGCTAGAACCAGAGGACAAGGCTGTGGAGGAGAAAGAGGCTGAGCCAAGCATGCCTTCTGCTGAGATCCCCTTAACACAGAGCTCTGCTTAA